In Marinobacter salinisoli, the DNA window GCTGGCAGAGCACTCGGACTACCTCGAAGTGTGCTACCTGCTGCTGAAGGGACGCCTGCCGACCAAAGAAGAGAACCAGCAGTTCCACAGCACCATTAAAAATCACACCATGCTTCACGATCAGATGCGCAACTTCTTCCACGGCTTCCGCCGTGACGCGCATCCGATGGCCATTATGTGTGGTGTTGTGGGCGCCCTGTCTGCGTTCTATCACGACCAGATGGATGTCGCCGACGAGCGCCAGCGTGAAATCACGGCGCATCGCCTGATTGCCAAGATGCCAACCATTGCCGCCTGGTGTTACAAGTACAGCATTGGTCAGCCATTTATGTATCCTCGCAACGATCTGACCTATGCCGAGAACTTCCTGTACATGATGTTTGGTGTGCCCTGCGAGGAGTACAAGCCGAATCCGGTTCTGGCCAAGGCTATGGATCGGATCTTCATTCTTCACGCCGACCACGAGCAGAACGCCTCTACCTCTACGGTTCGCTTGGCGGGCTCAACCGGTGCCAACCCATACGCCTGCATCGCTTCCGGCATTGCAGCCCTGTGGGGGCCGGCTCACGGCGGCGCGAACGAGGCCGTACTGGATATGCTTGCCGAAATTGGCGACGAGTCCAACATTGAGACGTTCATCGCCAAGGCCAAGGACAAGAACGATCCCTTCCGCCTGATGGGCTTCGGGCACCGGGTGTACAAGAACTTTGATCCGCGCGCCAAGGTGATGCGTGAGACCGCTCATGAAGTTCTTCAGGAACTGGGCCTGGAAAACGATCCCCTGCTGAAGATCGCCCAGCGGCTTGAAAAGATTGCCCTTGAAGACGACTATTTCGTGCAGCGAAAGCTGTATCCGAACGTCGACTTCTACTCCGGCATCATCCTGAAAGCCATGGGTATCCCAACCTCGATGTTCACGGTCATCTTCGCCCTGTCCCGCACCATTGGCTGGTTCTCGCACTGGAACGAAATGGTCAGCGGCGACTACCGGATCGGGCGTCCGCGCCAGCTTTACACTGGCCCTGAAAAACAGGATTATCCGGGATAATATCGCCGGAAAACGAAGTACCAAAAAAGGCCGCTGATTTAGCGGCCTTTTTTGTGCCTAGCGCATTGCTTAAGGATCTTTTGATGCTAACCCGGGCCAAGCCCCCAAAGACAAACTATCCTTCAAGGTGAACCCATCAGGGAGAACAAGCCATGCGCTACTTAATAGCACTAGTACTCAGCACGTTGCTCATCGGAACAGCCTCAGCCGGGCAGTGCCCTGCACTGGTCTCCGAGATCGATCAAAAACTCGAGACCGCTCAACTCGATCCCGAAACAGAACAGAACGTTAAATCCCTGCGGGACGAGGGAGAACGACTGCATGAGCAAGGCGACCATTCCGAGTCTGTACGCACCCTTAAGGAAGCACTGGAGATGATCCGCGTAGCTTCCTGAATTCCAGTTGGATACGCCAGCCCTTTTAGGGCTGGCAGCTCAGAACTGCCGGCAGCTTTGCCTTGCCCTGAGAGTCGGCGACCCTCACCGCGAAATCCCTCGACCCCGACGATCAGACAGTTATCCTCGCCCTCCTTCCTGTTGTAGTCTTGGATGATTCATTACTCACAAAAGCAATAACTAGCCAGGGAGAATAATATGACAGTGACTGCCGCTTTTATCGGTTTGGGTGTGATGGGCTATCCGATGGCCGGCCATTTGGCAAAAGCCGGCCTGAACGTTCGGGTATGGAACCGCACCCAGCAAAAAGCCGAACAATGGGCGAAGGATTTTGACGGCAAAGCCTGCGCATCCATTGCCGAAGCTGTCGCTGACGCCGACTTCGTCATGACCTGCGTCGGTGCCGACAAAGATCTGATTGAAGTGTTTGAGGGCGACGCCGGCATCATCGCCAACGCTCCCGAAGGCGCCATCCTGATCGACCACACCACTGCTTCATCGGGCATCGCAGAGCGCCTTGCGAAAAACGCGGCCGCCCGGCATCAGGGTTTCATCGATGCGCCCGTGTCCGGAGGACAACAGGGTGCAGAAAACGGCATGCTTACCATTATGTGTGGTGGCGATCAGGGAGGGTTCACGAAAGCTGAGCCAATCATGAATCATTACGCCCGGGCAGTTAATCTCATGGGCCCTGCAGGAAGTGGCCAGAAGACCAAGATGGTCAACCAGATTGCCATCGCCGGTCTGGTTCAGGGTCTGTCTGAGGCTCTGCATTTTGCCGAGCAGGCCGGACTCGATGCACAGAAAGTTGTGGATGTCATCTCCAAGGGAGCCGCACAGAGCTGGCAGATGGAGAACCGCTCAGGCACCATGATTGCCGGTGAATTCGAGCACGGCTTTGCCGTGGACTGGATGCGAAAAGATCTGGGAATCTGCCTGCAAGAGGCGCGCCGAAATCATGCTCGCCTGCCCGTCACCGCATTGGTGGACCAGTTTTATGGCGACGTGCAGGAAATGGGCGGCCATCGTTGGGACACCTCCTCACTCATTCAACGGCTTAGGAAAAAGTAACAGCCGGTTGCGCCAAGATAGCGCAGCTCCTGCGCTATCTGCCCTATCCTGGGCCCAAAGCAATCCCCTTCAACCAAGCAGCCATTGCTCCAAAAAAGCTTCAGCTTACTGAAAAATATAGCTTTTATTTTAGCTTGGCACGGACACTGCTGTGTAAGCCTTACATGCCAATGATGGCAAGCCAGATGTTTCGCGGGCACAGCACAGTCTCTCCCGCAGAACTCGCAATCTCGACAACGTATCAAGGACAAAAGGGTCCAGTCCGGTTTCCGGAGTGGACCCTTTTTTGTTTTCAAAGGACGAGTACGCAAACGCATGGGCACAAAATTTCCTGCACAGCAGGCGCTGTACGCCCCCGCTCAGTCGCTCCCAGATGAGCCAATCATCATTGTTGGCAACGGTCCTGCTGGCGTTCATCTGTTAAAAGAGCTAAAGCGGCTCGGGGTCGATCGGCCCATCATCCAGTTCGGCAGGGAACAAAGCCAACCCTATGACCGGGTAGCACTATCCAACCTCTTACAGGGCAAAGTCACTGCCGATTCCCTGCTTGCGTCACTCGGGGACTTTTCGAACGTCAATTTTCAGTCTGGAAACGCGATCGTGTCCATTCAGACTGACTTGCGTACCGTCACAGACCAACAGGGATTGAGCTATCCCTATGGCGCCCTGGTTCTTGCTCTGGGCTCCCGGCCCCACGTGCCCGGTATACCGGGCCGTAAACTTTCTGGCGTTTTTACCTTCCGCAGCATCAACGATGTGGAACGATTGCGCTCACGGCATTTTCGCAGTCGACATTGCGTGGTTCTGGGTGGAGGACTTCTGGGGATTGAGGCGGCAAGGGGCATGCTGCGGTACGGCACGAAAGTGACCGTGATTCACCACGCCCCTTTCCTGATGAACCGACAACTTGAACCACAAAGCGGTGACAGGCTTCGCCATGAACTGGAAGACAAAGGCCTGAAGGTCCTGCTGAATTCAACCATCACCGACATCCTGGGTCACGACCGTGTGGAGCAAGTTCGTCTACGAGGCGGCGAAATCCTTGATTGCGACACTGTGATCTTCTCCACGGGCATCCGCCCCAACATCGAGCTGGCGCGACATGCCGGGATTGTTGTTGGGCAGGGCATTCAGATAAATGATCAACTGCAGACCTCCGCTCCTGATGTCTACGCCATTGGCGAATGCTCTGAACACAGGGGCGAAATCTACGGATTGGTATCACCGGGCCTTGAACAAGCCGCCGTACTTGCCAGCAGACTGAGCGGCGCCAACGTGTGTTATCAGGGTTCTGCGCTTGCCAGTTCACTCAAGGTCTCCGATATCCCGGTCAACAGTGCCGGCACGGTGAGCGAATACGGCCCTGCGCTGATTGACTGTACGCTCAGACACGCCTCCGATCAGCACTCTAGGGCTATTACGTTGTATCGGGGCAAGCTTGTCGGCGCTGCCGGAACCGGAGAATGGCCGGAATTTCACAGGTTGCAGGAGGCGATCAGCAAACAGTTGCCAGTGTACCCGTGGCAACGCCGGCGATTTGTCCGGGACGGCCGGCTGTACACGGATGATCAGATATTGCCCGACAGTGCGATCCTGTGTAACTGCCGTCGCCTGACCGCCGGTGAGATTCGCGGCCACATGCAAGAAGGGATGACTACCCGACAACTGTGTGAGGCCTCGGGTGCGGCTCAGGTTTGTGGGAGCTGCGAGCCCCTGGTGGCCAGAGTGGCAGCCTCTCCGGTTGAAGCCAAGCCGATCAGCAGCTTCCCTCTCATTGCCGGGCTAATTGCTCTGGCTTACGCCCTGCTTTTTTACCTGGTGCCGCCATTCCCAATCCAACAAAGCGTGCTGGAGCCGGCGTGGCCCAAACTCTGGACGAGCAACGTGGCGAGGCAATGGACCGGCTATACCCTTTTGAGCCTGATAGCGCTCGGCATGGTAGTCAGCCTTGCCAAGCGAGGACCTCAGGGGCTCTTAAAGCGATTCAAACTGGCCCGCAACGCCCACCTCTTGCTGACCCTTTTAATGGCCTCCGTCCTGCTCGTCCATACCGGCCTCCAGCAGAGCACCAACCTCAATTTCGCCCTGCTTAGCTGCGCCATCGCTTTGATCACCCTTGGTGGAGTGACCTCTATCATGGTTGCGCTTGAGCCGCGTATTCAAAGCCTCGCGTTCAAATCTTGGAAGCGACGCCTGGCCAGCCTACACCTCTTCCTGGCGTGGCCACTTCCGGTGTTGCTTGGGTTTCACATTGTCTCGGTGTACTACTTCTAAGGCGCAGTATGGGAAAGAAAACGATTTGGCTCCTCTGGCTTAGCTCAAGCATCGTGTTATCGAGCGTGCTCGGATACGAACTGTTCGCAAAAGACCAGAAACCCCACTTCCTTCCCGGGCAGACCACGGCCGGCCACTTCCAGATCGAGCTGGAATGCAGCACCTGCCACACCGAATCGTTCGCAGATCAGCAAGCCATCCAACAGGCCTGTATCGATTGCCACGGTGCCGAGCTTGACGCGGTCCGCGATAGCCACCCCAAAAGCAAGTTCACCGATCCGCGAAATGCCGACCGCCTTGCACAGATCGACGCCCGCTATTGTGTCAGTTGCCACAGCGAGCATACGCCAGAAATAACTCTGGCCATGGGCGTCACTCAGCCCGAGGATTTCTGCGTCCACTGTCACCAGGAGATCGCAGCGGACCGCCCCAGTCACGAGGGCATGGGCTTTGAAACCTGCGCATCAGCCGGCTGCCACAATTACCACGACAATCAGGCCTTATACGAAGATTTCCTGCTCGAACACGCCGATGAACCAGCGCTCATCGTCGCCGGAAAGCTTCCGGTAAGCAGCATGGAAGCGCTGATGGAAGTGTCGGGCCTATCCTGGGCCCCCTACGATCCTGCCAGCAACGCTTTTGACGACCAACAAGCCTGGCAGAGCGCTCACGACGAGTGGGCCGGTAGCGCCCATGGCGCGTCAGATGTGGGGTGCGAAAATTGCCACCAGCCGGAGCCGCAGACCGACTGGATTGAGCATCCCGGCACGGATACCTGCGCCCGCTGCCACGAAGCAGAATCCCAAGGCTTTATATCTGGACGGCATGGAATGCGCCTGTCTCAGGGCCTGCCGCCCATGACTCCGGGCGAGGCCCGACTTCCCATGAAGAATGATGCGGCTCACCGGCAACTCACGTGTAACAGCTGCCACGCCCCCCACGAACAAAACACCGTGACGGCGGCGGTGGAGGCTTGCCTGGGCTGCCATAACGACAACCACTCCCTGGCGTTCAAGCAGTCACCGCATCATCAGACCTGGAAACGTTTTCTTGATGGGAAGGTCGCCAGAGAGGAGGCCGTCAGCTGCGCCACCTGTCATTTGCCACGAACCGAGACCAAGCAGTTCAGCACCACCACTGTTCGAGTGGATCACAATCAGAACAACACCTTGCGCCCGAACGAAAAAATGATCCGAACCACTTGCATGCATTGCCATGGTTTGGGTTTCTCCCTCGATGCTCTGGCATCCGAGGCTCTTATTCAGTCCAATTTCACAGGCCTGCCGCCAACCCACATACCAAGCATCGACATGGCACTGGATCGGATTGAACCAAGCACTACCACCCCGTAAAAACGATGGAGAGAGACCATGAAAAAAGGAATCACCACCAGCGCCTTAGTTGCCACTGCACTGCTCGCCGGTTGCGGAGGCTCGGAAGAGCCTCCGCAGACCGGCATTGAACCCAAGATATTCACCGACTCCCTGTTTGCCGTCATGAACTCGGACCGAGCCAACTACACCAAGCTCATCGTTCAACGTCTCGGGCCGAATGGCGCAGACGCCATCAAGCCCAATGAGCACTGGGAAGACATGGAGGGCTCTGCCCCGCTCCCGGCCCAAATGTTCCGCTATGGCGCAGAAGGTGTAGCGGACGTAACCGATGCGTTCAGCTACTCACTGCAGTCGCTGTGGCCGGTCAACAAGCAAAATGCCCCGAAAACGGAAGTAGAACAAGAAGGCTTGCAGTTTATTGCCGACAACCCCGGCCAGAATTTCTATGGGGAGGAAACGCTCGGAGATACGACCTACTTTACCGCGGTTTACCCGGACGTAGCGGTGTCCCCGGCGTGCACGTCCTGTCATAACGACCACAAGGATTCCCCCAGAAGCGACTTCGAGATCGGCGAAGTCATGGGCGGCGTGGTCATTCGCCTTCCCCTGCCAAAGAGCTAACTCAAAGCCCATCAGCGAGGCAATACCATGAATGCACAACAAATCACCCTCGTTCAGGATTCCTTTGCCAAGGTAGTTCCTATCGCGGATCAGGCAGCGGCGATGTTTTACAGCAAGCTGTTTGAAATGGACCCGGAACTGAAGCCCCTGTTCAAAGGCGACATGAAAGAACAGGGCCAGAAGTTAATGAAAATGATCGGTATGGCCGTCAACAGCCTGGGGCGGCTTGATGAGATCGTGCCGGCAGTACAACAGCTTGGTGTGCGACACGCCGGTTACGGCGTCAAGGACTCCGACTACGACACGGTAGGCGGTGCGCTGCTCTGGACCCTGGAACAAGGGCTTGGTGAAAACTTCACGCCAGATTGCAAAGCTGCCTGGACTGAAACCTACACGGTGCTGGCAACCACTATGAAAGACGCCACCAAAGCACCGGCGTAAGATCGAAAACTGGAGATCATATCGAGAAAAAGGGGCAGATCTCTGCCCCTTTTTTACTCAACGTCTGTGCGATGCCTCGATCATTTGCTTTTCGGCACCCACTTGCCGTCGCGATAATGAGCCGTCCAGCCGGTGGCCTTGCCATCCTTTTCGGACATCACATACTGCTCTTTCATCTTCCGACTGTAACGAATCACCGTTGGATTACCCTCAGGATCCGCTGCAGGCGCCTCGAAAAGGAAGGCGTACTTCGGATCAACTTCGTTCTTGTGCGGCAGAATTTCCTTTACCAGTGGCGGACGGGTTTCCCGGTTCTTGGGAAACTTGCTCGCCGCCAGGAATAGGCCGGAAGCACCATCCCTGAGCACATAGGTATCGTCAACCTTCTGACACTGCAGTTCGGGCATTGGCACCGGGTCCATCTTAGGCGGTGCGGGCTCGCCATTTTTGAGCAGTTTGCGCGTATTCTTGCAATCGTCGTTGGTGCAACCGAAGTATTTACCAAAGCGCCCCGTCTTGAGCTGCATCTCGGACCCACACTTATCACACTCAAGCGTGGGGCCGTCGTAGCCTTTGATCCGGAACGTACCCTTCTCCACCTCGTAACCGGAGCAGTCCGGGTTATTACCGCAAATATGTAACTTGCGGCCCTCGTCCACCAGATAGCTATCCATGGCGGTTCCGCATTTCGGGCACCGACGCTTCATGCGCAGCAGGCGAGTTTCACCCTCGCCCTCTACATCGTCGTCGGCTCCGACCACCTCGTCGCCCGACACCAGGTTGATGGTGGTCTTGCAGCGTTCTTTTGGCGGTAACGCATACCCGGAACATCCCAGGAACACACCGGTGCTGGCGACGCGAATCTGCATGTTGCGGCCGCAGCTTGGACACGGAATATCCGTTTCGGTGGGGGTGTTGGCCCGCATACTGCCTTCATCCGAGCTTTCCGCGGTTTCCAGCTGGGAACGGAATTTGCCGTAGAAGTCGTTCAGGACTTTCTTCCAGTCCACATCGCCCTCAGCAATCTCATCCAGCTCGTCTTCCATGCGTGCCGTGAAGTCGTAATCCATGAGGTTCGGGAAGGATTCCGACAAGCGCTCGTTGACGATCTCGCCCATCTTTTCAGCATAGAAGCGCCGACTCTCTAGCCGGACATAACCGCGGTCCTGAATGGTCGAGATAATAGACGCATAGGTCGACGGCCGACCAATACCCTGCTTC includes these proteins:
- the gltA gene encoding citrate synthase is translated as MTDRKATLSVGDKSIELPVYSGTVGPDVIDVRALVQEGVFTYDPGFVSTAACESAITYIDGANGVLLHRGYPIDQLAEHSDYLEVCYLLLKGRLPTKEENQQFHSTIKNHTMLHDQMRNFFHGFRRDAHPMAIMCGVVGALSAFYHDQMDVADERQREITAHRLIAKMPTIAAWCYKYSIGQPFMYPRNDLTYAENFLYMMFGVPCEEYKPNPVLAKAMDRIFILHADHEQNASTSTVRLAGSTGANPYACIASGIAALWGPAHGGANEAVLDMLAEIGDESNIETFIAKAKDKNDPFRLMGFGHRVYKNFDPRAKVMRETAHEVLQELGLENDPLLKIAQRLEKIALEDDYFVQRKLYPNVDFYSGIILKAMGIPTSMFTVIFALSRTIGWFSHWNEMVSGDYRIGRPRQLYTGPEKQDYPG
- a CDS encoding NAD(P)-dependent oxidoreductase, giving the protein MTVTAAFIGLGVMGYPMAGHLAKAGLNVRVWNRTQQKAEQWAKDFDGKACASIAEAVADADFVMTCVGADKDLIEVFEGDAGIIANAPEGAILIDHTTASSGIAERLAKNAAARHQGFIDAPVSGGQQGAENGMLTIMCGGDQGGFTKAEPIMNHYARAVNLMGPAGSGQKTKMVNQIAIAGLVQGLSEALHFAEQAGLDAQKVVDVISKGAAQSWQMENRSGTMIAGEFEHGFAVDWMRKDLGICLQEARRNHARLPVTALVDQFYGDVQEMGGHRWDTSSLIQRLRKK
- a CDS encoding FAD-dependent oxidoreductase — its product is MGTKFPAQQALYAPAQSLPDEPIIIVGNGPAGVHLLKELKRLGVDRPIIQFGREQSQPYDRVALSNLLQGKVTADSLLASLGDFSNVNFQSGNAIVSIQTDLRTVTDQQGLSYPYGALVLALGSRPHVPGIPGRKLSGVFTFRSINDVERLRSRHFRSRHCVVLGGGLLGIEAARGMLRYGTKVTVIHHAPFLMNRQLEPQSGDRLRHELEDKGLKVLLNSTITDILGHDRVEQVRLRGGEILDCDTVIFSTGIRPNIELARHAGIVVGQGIQINDQLQTSAPDVYAIGECSEHRGEIYGLVSPGLEQAAVLASRLSGANVCYQGSALASSLKVSDIPVNSAGTVSEYGPALIDCTLRHASDQHSRAITLYRGKLVGAAGTGEWPEFHRLQEAISKQLPVYPWQRRRFVRDGRLYTDDQILPDSAILCNCRRLTAGEIRGHMQEGMTTRQLCEASGAAQVCGSCEPLVARVAASPVEAKPISSFPLIAGLIALAYALLFYLVPPFPIQQSVLEPAWPKLWTSNVARQWTGYTLLSLIALGMVVSLAKRGPQGLLKRFKLARNAHLLLTLLMASVLLVHTGLQQSTNLNFALLSCAIALITLGGVTSIMVALEPRIQSLAFKSWKRRLASLHLFLAWPLPVLLGFHIVSVYYF
- a CDS encoding cytochrome c3 family protein, with the translated sequence MLGYELFAKDQKPHFLPGQTTAGHFQIELECSTCHTESFADQQAIQQACIDCHGAELDAVRDSHPKSKFTDPRNADRLAQIDARYCVSCHSEHTPEITLAMGVTQPEDFCVHCHQEIAADRPSHEGMGFETCASAGCHNYHDNQALYEDFLLEHADEPALIVAGKLPVSSMEALMEVSGLSWAPYDPASNAFDDQQAWQSAHDEWAGSAHGASDVGCENCHQPEPQTDWIEHPGTDTCARCHEAESQGFISGRHGMRLSQGLPPMTPGEARLPMKNDAAHRQLTCNSCHAPHEQNTVTAAVEACLGCHNDNHSLAFKQSPHHQTWKRFLDGKVAREEAVSCATCHLPRTETKQFSTTTVRVDHNQNNTLRPNEKMIRTTCMHCHGLGFSLDALASEALIQSNFTGLPPTHIPSIDMALDRIEPSTTTP
- a CDS encoding Tll0287-like domain-containing protein yields the protein MKKGITTSALVATALLAGCGGSEEPPQTGIEPKIFTDSLFAVMNSDRANYTKLIVQRLGPNGADAIKPNEHWEDMEGSAPLPAQMFRYGAEGVADVTDAFSYSLQSLWPVNKQNAPKTEVEQEGLQFIADNPGQNFYGEETLGDTTYFTAVYPDVAVSPACTSCHNDHKDSPRSDFEIGEVMGGVVIRLPLPKS
- a CDS encoding globin family protein is translated as MNAQQITLVQDSFAKVVPIADQAAAMFYSKLFEMDPELKPLFKGDMKEQGQKLMKMIGMAVNSLGRLDEIVPAVQQLGVRHAGYGVKDSDYDTVGGALLWTLEQGLGENFTPDCKAAWTETYTVLATTMKDATKAPA